In Marivirga salinae, a single window of DNA contains:
- a CDS encoding PAS domain S-box protein, giving the protein MAKNNSNNKEHQDSDSNFLLAQIESLTKSGTWEFDLIEDRLSWSDGVFQMLGYKPQEFEVTFEKGVEIIHPEDRERATALMEDVLQNDVEYFIEKRLLTKVGNIIHVRTKANVFKDEKGNPIKLIGVFQDISDFVEAQEQLAEQNTLTKDIIRNLPSAFFLFNEKGEHLLWNNQLEEITGYSHDEIASLSPPDLYNGKEKDKVENHIKEVLENGYTELEAWLTTKNNGEVPLFFTASTIQYKGELCIFGTGTDISKRLQLLHELELLISNTDEAFMYIDQELNVISYNHQMKTHYDLLFKKELKKGLKLTQLATKDQEEELNAIIKQVWKKQQAKTILKISLDGEKRYYELKFKPILSEENMVNGIFITSLNVTETHTANIALNKSQQKLQQVLDSSLDTLCIIDEDGVFQMVSRSSEQLWGYKPEEMEGKPYVDFLIEEDIELTKKVALEIKEGKQYRNFENRYKHKKGHVVPVVWSAYWDEEQKLMNCVARDATDKLKAEEQLKLSESRFKSLVQEGGDLIGILDLDGNYKYVSPTSTYILGFEPHEFIGENAFDFIHPDDKRWAIQEFEKLEKQKHVQLSPFRFKHKKGGWRWLESRLSNLLKEPSVQGVVANSRDVTERIQIEEKLKEGKERLELIMKAGSESIWDYDVAKNELFLGEGYRNKYGFSSSKKLSNLEMHDSLVHPDDYDAFKTGIEAALSNPNVTEWKENYRYRKKDGGYARVEDRAVILRDEKGKAIRAVGAIKDVSQQYLSNKLDEIEKELMEGSIKAEKSIQELLHDYLIGIDSLFHGMKTSVTSIEKNRLKNFNSPNLPKEYLEQIENLPIGLNQGSCGTAAYLKQQVVVKDTHNDERWEGYTDLAIKYNFKSCWSEPIFNNKGSVIATFAIYHDTIKKPENLEINIFERAARLISLILQNFTYIKSIQESNERFKYINKATNNAIYDWNIKEDQFYWGNSLTRVFGHKINEGSFSLRDWAKWIHPDDLDEVLQDLDMFMANPDKSKWSYEYRFKDVNDQFTYVEEVGYLLRDENGHPIRMIGALRDQTQYKQDQIKKELQYKLSQFFKKEESLPKILDRCIKFLSQFGGFQAGEIWLMSHNQQDLHLSACYAKSGDKEVFYDENTKNSFQLGEGLPGTVWKTLNNEVWNEIDDCSSFIRQKLAKKANLKSATAYPLFYREKIIGVMVLFSDEELKSYDQNVMFYNNLKHYLGAEIIRKQQEEELTLFFESAPEILAIASPDGNFVKVNPAFCNLLGYSEKELTSRPFTEFIHPDDLMDTIKEFGDTISGKRHANNFINRYKTKKGFYKWISWFSSDAFGQEGFVFTYGRDVTEMIELQQTVENATKLAKVGGWEYNQLTGELFWSPIKRAIHEVTEDYIPNLEDAINFYHPKSRGKVSEAIERAAEYGESFDFEAIIITHKGNEKWVRTIGNAEMRDGKCVRLYGSFQDINDRKVAEIRLENLSNNIPGVIFQYHLKPDGSDLMAFVSKRSTDIFGYSPLECIQNNQVIWKGIEEGGDLPQLQDAIMKSAASLNNWHTNWRYHHPDGNIYWHEGYGSPARKPDGTITWDSIIVDISDKKKAEEEVQLANLALEKHARDLEISNAELEQFAYVASHDLQEPLRMVSGFLTQLEKKYGHQLDEKANQYIDFAVDGAKRMRQIILDLLDYSKIGKTEEENTEVDLNEVVYEVCFLQRKQMDELKANVEFKNLPKLYGHPTPLIQLFSNLISNSLKYSRPDVPPKVIIRAKELKNEWKFSIKDNGIGIEEEYFDKIFNIFQRLHNKNEYSGTGMGLAIVKKIIENLNGRIWVNSNAGNGSTFYFTIPKS; this is encoded by the coding sequence ATGGCAAAGAATAATTCAAATAATAAAGAACACCAGGATTCTGACAGTAATTTTTTACTAGCCCAAATTGAATCCTTAACCAAATCTGGTACTTGGGAATTTGATTTGATAGAAGATAGGTTAAGCTGGTCTGATGGTGTTTTTCAAATGCTGGGTTATAAACCACAAGAATTTGAAGTCACTTTTGAAAAAGGAGTAGAAATAATCCATCCGGAAGACAGAGAACGGGCTACTGCCTTAATGGAAGATGTTTTACAGAATGATGTGGAATACTTCATTGAAAAAAGACTGCTTACAAAAGTAGGGAATATAATTCATGTACGAACAAAGGCCAATGTATTTAAAGATGAGAAAGGAAATCCAATTAAACTTATCGGAGTATTTCAAGACATTAGTGATTTTGTGGAAGCACAAGAACAATTAGCCGAACAAAACACTCTTACTAAAGACATCATACGAAATCTACCATCAGCTTTCTTCCTTTTTAATGAAAAGGGAGAGCATTTATTATGGAACAATCAGTTGGAAGAAATTACTGGTTATAGCCATGATGAAATCGCTTCTCTTTCACCACCAGACCTCTATAATGGTAAAGAAAAAGATAAGGTTGAAAATCACATTAAAGAAGTTTTGGAAAATGGATATACTGAGCTGGAAGCCTGGTTAACTACCAAAAATAATGGAGAGGTGCCTTTATTTTTTACTGCTTCCACTATTCAGTACAAGGGCGAGCTTTGCATTTTTGGTACTGGTACGGATATAAGTAAAAGACTACAGCTGTTACATGAATTGGAATTGCTTATTAGCAATACTGATGAAGCTTTTATGTATATCGACCAAGAGCTAAATGTGATTTCCTATAACCATCAAATGAAAACACATTATGATTTATTATTTAAAAAGGAACTCAAAAAAGGGCTTAAATTAACACAATTAGCAACAAAGGATCAAGAAGAGGAATTAAACGCCATCATAAAACAAGTTTGGAAAAAACAACAAGCAAAGACTATCCTAAAGATTTCACTTGATGGGGAGAAAAGGTATTATGAGTTGAAATTCAAACCTATTTTATCAGAAGAAAATATGGTAAATGGTATATTTATCACCTCACTTAATGTAACAGAAACTCATACAGCCAACATTGCACTTAATAAAAGCCAGCAAAAACTACAACAAGTACTGGACAGTTCATTAGATACACTTTGTATCATTGATGAAGATGGGGTTTTCCAAATGGTCAGCCGCTCATCTGAGCAATTATGGGGCTATAAACCAGAAGAGATGGAAGGAAAGCCCTATGTGGATTTTTTAATAGAAGAAGATATAGAGTTAACCAAAAAAGTCGCTCTTGAGATAAAAGAAGGAAAGCAATACAGGAACTTTGAAAATCGATATAAACATAAGAAAGGTCATGTAGTACCCGTTGTTTGGTCTGCTTATTGGGATGAAGAACAAAAACTTATGAATTGTGTGGCAAGAGATGCTACAGATAAACTTAAGGCAGAAGAGCAATTAAAATTAAGTGAAAGCAGGTTTAAATCTCTAGTTCAAGAAGGAGGCGACTTGATTGGAATATTAGATTTGGATGGAAACTATAAATATGTTAGCCCAACTTCGACCTATATTTTGGGCTTTGAACCACATGAATTTATAGGTGAGAATGCTTTTGATTTTATTCACCCGGATGATAAAAGGTGGGCAATCCAAGAATTTGAAAAACTGGAAAAACAAAAGCATGTACAATTGTCACCATTTCGCTTTAAGCATAAAAAAGGAGGGTGGAGATGGTTGGAATCTCGTTTATCTAATTTACTAAAAGAACCTAGTGTTCAGGGTGTTGTAGCTAATTCAAGAGATGTAACAGAAAGAATTCAGATAGAAGAGAAATTAAAAGAGGGTAAAGAAAGGCTTGAGTTAATCATGAAGGCAGGTTCTGAGAGCATCTGGGATTATGATGTTGCAAAAAACGAACTGTTTTTAGGCGAAGGATATCGCAATAAATATGGTTTCAGTTCTTCCAAAAAGTTAAGCAATTTGGAAATGCATGACTCCCTAGTTCACCCCGATGATTATGATGCTTTCAAAACTGGAATTGAAGCAGCACTTTCCAATCCAAATGTCACTGAATGGAAGGAAAACTATCGTTATAGGAAAAAGGATGGAGGCTATGCTAGAGTAGAAGACAGAGCAGTCATATTAAGAGATGAAAAAGGAAAAGCAATTCGTGCTGTAGGTGCTATTAAAGATGTCAGTCAGCAATATTTAAGCAATAAACTCGATGAGATTGAAAAGGAGTTGATGGAAGGCAGTATTAAAGCAGAAAAATCAATTCAAGAATTGTTGCATGATTATCTAATAGGAATAGATTCTTTATTTCATGGAATGAAAACATCTGTAACATCAATTGAAAAAAACAGACTTAAAAACTTTAATTCACCTAATCTACCAAAAGAATATTTAGAACAAATAGAAAACTTACCCATTGGTTTAAACCAAGGTTCTTGCGGTACAGCTGCTTATTTAAAGCAACAAGTAGTTGTAAAAGATACTCATAATGATGAAAGATGGGAAGGCTATACGGATTTAGCCATAAAATATAACTTTAAATCTTGCTGGTCTGAACCCATTTTTAATAATAAAGGAAGTGTAATAGCCACTTTTGCTATTTACCATGATACCATTAAAAAACCAGAGAATTTAGAGATCAATATTTTTGAAAGAGCAGCAAGGCTTATTTCACTTATTCTTCAAAATTTCACTTATATAAAGAGCATTCAGGAAAGTAATGAAAGATTTAAATATATCAACAAGGCTACCAACAATGCTATTTATGACTGGAATATAAAAGAAGATCAGTTTTATTGGGGCAACAGTTTAACCCGTGTTTTTGGTCACAAAATAAATGAAGGTAGTTTTAGCTTAAGAGACTGGGCTAAATGGATTCATCCAGATGACCTTGATGAGGTATTACAAGACTTGGATATGTTTATGGCAAATCCAGATAAATCCAAATGGTCCTACGAATATCGGTTTAAAGATGTAAATGATCAATTTACTTATGTTGAAGAGGTAGGTTATTTATTAAGAGATGAGAATGGTCACCCCATAAGAATGATAGGTGCTTTAAGAGATCAAACCCAATACAAGCAAGATCAAATAAAAAAAGAACTTCAATACAAGCTCTCTCAGTTCTTTAAGAAAGAAGAAAGCTTACCTAAAATTCTTGATAGATGCATTAAATTTTTAAGTCAATTTGGTGGTTTTCAAGCTGGAGAAATTTGGTTAATGAGCCATAATCAACAAGACCTTCATCTTTCGGCTTGTTATGCAAAAAGTGGTGATAAAGAGGTTTTTTATGATGAGAACACAAAGAATTCTTTCCAACTCGGAGAAGGCTTACCAGGAACTGTTTGGAAAACGCTCAATAATGAAGTCTGGAATGAAATTGATGATTGCTCAAGTTTTATTCGACAAAAATTAGCAAAAAAAGCTAATTTAAAATCTGCCACTGCTTATCCACTTTTTTACCGCGAAAAAATTATTGGGGTAATGGTGCTTTTTTCAGATGAAGAATTAAAATCATACGATCAAAATGTGATGTTTTATAATAATTTAAAACATTATCTGGGAGCTGAAATAATTCGAAAACAACAAGAGGAAGAACTCACACTTTTCTTTGAAAGCGCTCCTGAAATATTAGCAATTGCCTCACCTGATGGCAATTTCGTAAAAGTAAATCCTGCTTTTTGTAATTTATTAGGATATTCTGAAAAAGAGCTTACTTCTCGGCCGTTTACTGAATTTATTCACCCTGATGATTTAATGGACACTATTAAAGAGTTTGGCGATACTATTTCGGGTAAACGGCACGCCAATAATTTTATTAATCGCTATAAAACCAAAAAGGGCTTCTATAAATGGATCTCATGGTTTTCCTCTGATGCTTTTGGTCAAGAAGGCTTTGTGTTCACCTATGGGAGAGATGTAACCGAGATGATAGAATTGCAACAAACTGTTGAAAATGCCACTAAATTAGCAAAAGTAGGGGGTTGGGAATACAATCAGTTAACAGGAGAGCTTTTCTGGTCGCCAATTAAAAGAGCTATTCATGAAGTAACTGAGGATTATATTCCAAACTTAGAAGATGCCATTAACTTTTACCATCCTAAAAGCCGGGGAAAGGTTTCTGAAGCAATAGAAAGAGCAGCTGAATATGGAGAATCATTTGACTTCGAGGCCATTATCATAACCCACAAAGGAAATGAAAAATGGGTAAGGACAATTGGTAATGCTGAAATGAGAGATGGTAAATGTGTTCGACTTTATGGTAGCTTTCAAGACATAAATGATCGAAAAGTTGCAGAGATTCGCCTAGAAAATCTTTCCAATAACATCCCCGGTGTAATTTTCCAGTACCATTTAAAACCAGACGGAAGTGATCTCATGGCTTTCGTAAGTAAACGTTCTACGGATATATTCGGCTACAGTCCTCTAGAGTGCATTCAAAATAATCAAGTTATTTGGAAAGGCATTGAAGAAGGTGGAGACTTACCTCAGCTACAAGATGCGATAATGAAATCAGCCGCCAGCTTAAATAATTGGCATACTAACTGGAGGTATCATCACCCTGATGGAAACATCTATTGGCATGAAGGGTACGGAAGTCCTGCTAGAAAGCCTGATGGAACTATCACCTGGGATTCGATCATTGTTGATATTTCTGACAAAAAGAAAGCTGAGGAAGAGGTACAATTAGCTAACCTAGCTTTAGAAAAGCATGCGCGTGATTTGGAAATTTCAAATGCTGAACTTGAACAATTTGCCTATGTAGCCTCTCACGATTTACAAGAACCACTTAGAATGGTTTCAGGATTTTTAACTCAGTTAGAGAAAAAGTATGGACATCAACTAGATGAAAAAGCCAATCAATATATTGATTTTGCTGTAGATGGAGCTAAAAGAATGCGTCAAATTATTTTAGACCTGCTTGACTATTCCAAAATTGGCAAAACAGAAGAAGAAAATACAGAAGTTGATTTAAACGAAGTTGTCTATGAAGTATGTTTTCTACAACGTAAACAAATGGATGAGCTTAAAGCCAACGTTGAGTTTAAAAATCTACCTAAACTTTATGGACACCCAACACCACTAATTCAATTATTTAGTAATTTAATCTCAAACTCCTTAAAATATAGTCGCCCTGATGTTCCTCCAAAAGTTATTATCAGAGCAAAGGAGTTAAAAAATGAATGGAAATTCTCCATTAAAGACAATGGCATTGGAATTGAAGAAGAATATTTCGATAAGATTTTCAATATTTTTCAACGTCTTCACAATAAAAATGAATATTCAGGTACTGGAATGGGCTTGGCAATCGTTAAAAAGATAATTGAAAATTTAAATGGACGTATTTGGGTGAATTCAAATGCAGGAAATGGAAGTACATTTTATTTTACCATACCTAAATCTTAA
- a CDS encoding C40 family peptidase: MLQHKFRKIYSIQLILFLLIVIFLSGCVTSKKKKIRERRLDTIIQTARSYTGTPYKWGGVSRSGMDCSGLLFVSFKAGEVNIPRVSRDQAKVGEKVKFRQLEEGDVVFFAMGKRRRRITHAGLITEVRGKNDVRFIHASSSVGVVEANIYTDYYKKKFRKARRYF; encoded by the coding sequence ATGCTTCAACACAAATTTAGGAAAATATATTCCATCCAGCTGATTTTATTCCTACTGATTGTGATTTTCCTTTCGGGCTGTGTAACAAGCAAGAAAAAGAAGATCAGGGAAAGAAGATTAGATACCATTATACAAACAGCTCGCTCCTATACTGGGACACCCTATAAATGGGGCGGAGTAAGTCGTTCTGGAATGGATTGCTCAGGCTTATTATTCGTCAGTTTTAAAGCAGGAGAAGTTAATATCCCAAGAGTTTCTAGAGACCAAGCAAAAGTTGGAGAAAAGGTAAAATTCCGACAGCTTGAAGAAGGCGATGTTGTCTTTTTTGCTATGGGAAAAAGACGCAGAAGAATTACACATGCGGGCTTAATTACCGAAGTCAGGGGCAAAAATGATGTACGCTTTATCCATGCTTCTTCAAGCGTAGGAGTGGTGGAAGCTAATATCTATACAGATTATTATAAAAAGAAATTCAGGAAAGCGAGAAGGTATTTTTAG
- a CDS encoding FAD-binding oxidoreductase: MDTVTNQSIFEELVNIVGAKNAFLQDEDKFKYSHDETEDYSFMPDVVLKPSTPEEISAIMKKCNEHLIPVTPRGGGTGLSGGALPTKKGVVISMEKFNTIISIDELNLQATVEPGVITEVFQNAVKEKGLFYPPDPSSRGTCFLGGNLAENAGGPKAVKYGVTRDYVLNMQVVLPNGEIIWTAANVLKNSTGYNLTQLMCGSEGTLGIITKIVFKLRPFPRKDVTLLAPFTSNEEACRAIAAIFKAGVAPSGMEFMERDAIVKTQDYIKNEMGETVSVDLPDHIKAHLLIELDGNDEEVMMNEAEIILNVLEDFDTGGEVLFADTQARKDELWKLRRNVSPAVNAYSLTKAEDVVVPRGNLPALIVFIKEVGEKYGFNSVCYGHAGDGNLHINIMKENISDEYWNKEVNEGIGEIFEEVVRLGGTLSGEHGIGIAKRPYMQMAMGDVKLDLMRGIKKVFDPNNILNPEKIF; encoded by the coding sequence ATGGATACTGTTACAAATCAAAGCATTTTTGAGGAATTGGTAAACATTGTAGGGGCAAAAAATGCCTTTTTGCAAGATGAGGACAAATTTAAATATTCCCACGATGAAACCGAAGACTATTCCTTCATGCCAGATGTGGTGCTAAAACCTTCAACTCCTGAAGAAATTAGTGCCATTATGAAGAAATGTAACGAACATCTGATTCCTGTTACACCTAGAGGTGGTGGAACTGGCTTAAGTGGTGGTGCTTTGCCCACCAAAAAAGGGGTGGTCATCAGCATGGAGAAATTTAATACCATAATATCTATTGATGAATTGAATTTACAAGCTACTGTTGAGCCTGGAGTTATAACGGAAGTATTCCAAAATGCTGTTAAAGAAAAGGGATTATTTTATCCGCCAGACCCCTCAAGTAGAGGGACTTGCTTTTTGGGAGGAAATTTAGCTGAGAATGCTGGCGGTCCAAAAGCCGTAAAATATGGCGTTACCCGTGATTATGTTCTGAACATGCAAGTCGTTTTGCCAAATGGCGAAATCATTTGGACTGCAGCCAATGTGTTGAAAAACAGTACAGGCTATAATTTAACTCAATTGATGTGCGGAAGTGAAGGCACTTTAGGAATCATCACTAAAATAGTTTTCAAATTAAGACCTTTCCCTAGAAAAGATGTTACTTTATTAGCTCCTTTCACTAGTAATGAAGAAGCCTGCCGTGCTATCGCGGCCATTTTCAAAGCTGGAGTTGCACCTTCAGGTATGGAATTTATGGAGCGTGATGCTATTGTAAAAACTCAAGATTATATTAAAAATGAAATGGGTGAAACCGTAAGTGTTGATTTACCAGATCACATAAAAGCCCATTTGTTGATTGAACTTGACGGAAATGATGAGGAAGTGATGATGAATGAAGCTGAAATCATTCTAAATGTGTTGGAAGATTTTGACACTGGCGGAGAAGTGCTATTTGCGGATACTCAAGCCAGAAAAGATGAGCTATGGAAATTAAGAAGAAATGTAAGCCCAGCAGTGAATGCCTATTCACTTACGAAAGCTGAAGATGTGGTAGTACCAAGAGGAAATCTGCCAGCATTGATTGTTTTCATCAAAGAAGTGGGAGAAAAATATGGCTTTAATTCTGTATGCTATGGCCATGCTGGAGATGGGAACCTCCATATCAACATCATGAAAGAAAACATAAGTGATGAATATTGGAATAAGGAAGTGAATGAAGGTATAGGGGAAATCTTTGAGGAAGTAGTTCGGTTGGGAGGTACGCTATCTGGTGAGCACGGAATTGGAATTGCTAAAAGACCTTATATGCAAATGGCAATGGGAGACGTAAAACTTGACCTGATGCGAGGCATTAAAAAAGTATTTGACCCTAACAATATTTTAAATCCTGAAAAAATATTTTAA
- a CDS encoding TetR/AcrR family transcriptional regulator, translated as MVNNLLSSIKIELNPHLFQKDPESSELGRKILSQSLQMIDEMGLESFTFGKLAKALCTTESSIYRYFESKHKLLLYFYNWYWSWIDLQLAFHTHNLPTPELKLKRSIEVICKPIEEDKNINTFNFEQLINIVISESSKAYLTKEVDKENQYGLFLTFKKVSRRVADIMLEINPEFSFANTLASTSIVGILHQQYFAAHMPSLSDIQSDNDELSNVFYQIILKNLKN; from the coding sequence ATGGTGAATAACTTACTATCTTCTATAAAAATTGAGCTTAACCCTCATCTTTTTCAAAAAGATCCTGAATCTTCTGAATTAGGGAGAAAAATACTTTCTCAATCTTTGCAAATGATAGATGAAATGGGCTTAGAAAGCTTTACCTTCGGCAAGTTGGCTAAAGCATTATGTACTACTGAAAGTTCAATTTACCGCTACTTTGAAAGTAAACATAAACTCTTACTCTATTTTTACAATTGGTATTGGAGTTGGATAGATCTTCAATTAGCTTTTCATACCCATAATTTACCAACCCCAGAACTAAAGTTAAAGCGATCAATAGAAGTAATATGCAAGCCAATTGAAGAAGATAAAAACATTAACACTTTCAATTTTGAGCAACTTATTAATATTGTTATATCCGAATCATCAAAAGCGTACTTAACAAAGGAAGTTGACAAAGAGAATCAATATGGCTTATTTTTAACCTTTAAAAAGGTCTCCAGACGCGTGGCTGATATTATGTTGGAGATTAACCCCGAATTTAGTTTTGCCAATACTTTGGCATCAACAAGTATAGTGGGTATTTTACATCAGCAATATTTTGCAGCACATATGCCTTCATTGTCTGATATTCAGTCAGATAATGACGAACTATCAAATGTTTTTTACCAGATTATACTTAAAAACCTAAAGAACTAA
- a CDS encoding peptidase domain-containing ABC transporter yields the protein MAETYKVHPFKRFINLLKPEKSFVFTIYVYAVFSGLISLSLPLGIQAIINLIMGGQVSTSWIILVFLVILGIIINGILQVRQLTINEVLQQKIFTRASFEFAYRIPRFKIDQVKNSYLPELINRFFDTMSVQKGLSKILIDFSTAFFQIIFALLLISFYHPFFIIFSFFLILLIFLIVRLTGPKGLKTSLKESNYKYETAHWLEELARNVESFKMAEDSKLPLEKNDKNTENYVNARRSHFDVIINQFSLMIGFKAVVAAGLLLIGGFLVIEQQMNIGQFVAAEIIVILIINSVEKMIFTIESIYDVLTAVEKIAVVTDKPLEEFLSGSHSLIKSDGMAIKLKDINLAEEDSEHAFLKNINLDIKSGEKIGISGSSNAGKSIMLQLISGWYNNYKGNIMFNGTALRDLNISEVRRNIGDCMSSGGIFQGTIEENISIGSPMSSLEEIQKASKITGLDEFMESEPLGYQRMIFPGDRTFPKKIKQQILWTRGILGNKTLILWEDIFGMISQDKKHAFTKYLSRKENPQTVIMVSNDMRILENCDRVIGMENGEVLYDVAGTGVKNHDWFEKISLNKNA from the coding sequence ATGGCGGAAACGTATAAAGTCCATCCTTTCAAAAGGTTTATCAACCTGTTAAAGCCAGAAAAAAGCTTTGTCTTTACGATATATGTCTATGCCGTTTTTTCGGGTCTGATCAGCTTGTCACTTCCATTAGGGATTCAAGCTATTATCAACCTTATAATGGGAGGGCAGGTAAGTACTTCATGGATAATCCTGGTCTTTTTAGTGATTTTAGGTATTATTATCAATGGTATTTTACAAGTCAGGCAACTTACTATAAATGAAGTATTACAGCAAAAAATATTTACAAGGGCATCATTTGAATTTGCCTATAGAATTCCGAGGTTTAAAATTGATCAGGTAAAAAATTCTTACCTGCCAGAGTTAATCAATCGGTTTTTTGACACTATGTCGGTTCAAAAAGGGCTTTCAAAAATTTTGATAGATTTTTCAACAGCCTTCTTTCAAATAATTTTTGCTTTACTCTTAATTTCCTTCTATCACCCCTTCTTTATTATATTTTCTTTCTTTTTGATTTTGTTAATCTTTCTAATAGTTCGATTAACTGGCCCAAAAGGGCTTAAAACCAGTTTAAAAGAATCAAATTATAAATATGAAACAGCCCATTGGCTAGAGGAGCTTGCCCGAAATGTTGAAAGTTTTAAAATGGCAGAAGATTCAAAATTGCCTTTAGAAAAAAACGACAAGAATACAGAAAATTATGTGAATGCCAGAAGGTCGCATTTTGATGTTATCATTAATCAATTCTCATTAATGATTGGCTTTAAAGCCGTTGTAGCAGCTGGATTATTATTGATAGGAGGCTTTCTAGTAATTGAACAGCAAATGAACATCGGTCAGTTTGTGGCAGCTGAAATTATCGTAATTCTTATTATTAATTCAGTTGAAAAAATGATTTTTACAATTGAATCAATTTATGATGTGCTGACTGCAGTAGAGAAAATTGCCGTTGTAACGGATAAGCCATTAGAAGAATTTTTGTCAGGAAGCCATTCCTTAATTAAATCTGATGGTATGGCTATTAAATTGAAGGACATTAATTTAGCTGAAGAAGATTCTGAGCATGCCTTTCTTAAGAATATAAACCTGGATATAAAATCAGGAGAAAAGATTGGAATATCCGGCTCCTCAAATGCAGGAAAGTCTATAATGTTGCAATTAATTTCTGGCTGGTATAATAATTATAAAGGCAATATAATGTTTAATGGAACTGCTCTTAGAGATCTAAACATTTCCGAGGTAAGAAGAAATATTGGTGACTGTATGAGCTCTGGCGGGATTTTTCAAGGCACTATAGAAGAAAACATTAGTATTGGTTCACCTATGAGCAGTTTGGAAGAAATTCAAAAAGCGTCCAAAATTACTGGCTTAGATGAATTCATGGAAAGCGAGCCTTTAGGTTATCAAAGAATGATTTTTCCAGGTGACCGAACCTTCCCAAAGAAAATTAAACAACAAATTTTGTGGACCAGAGGTATCTTGGGAAATAAAACGCTTATCCTTTGGGAGGATATATTTGGAATGATCTCCCAAGATAAAAAACATGCGTTTACAAAATATCTTAGCAGAAAAGAGAATCCACAAACTGTGATAATGGTGAGCAATGACATGAGAATATTAGAAAATTGTGATAGGGTGATTGGAATGGAAAATGGTGAAGTCCTTTATGATGTAGCGGGAACTGGAGTAAAAAATCATGATTGGTTTGAAAAAATAAGCTTGAATAAAAATGCTTAA